A genome region from Ptiloglossa arizonensis isolate GNS036 chromosome 4, iyPtiAriz1_principal, whole genome shotgun sequence includes the following:
- the Unc79 gene encoding UNC-79 domain-containing protein isoform X3, giving the protein MSLSWTLKHRPTWSRRLSGQAESALEKLKTEYVCGWLSEVMKTHYDVFISCLLPHPMDYVRVGGHWETLASRTSHLKDGLNRLFCLVPYEVITPDVWDYVMPHWMEAMVNDVPEHELHELKMILCKILDRDMSPLGFDAKKMYNFVAKRFVNTCAKVQEQALNWLQTLTMLEISIPLCQLFSMFSDGVAVMGAMNTAESEQKPSKGSRKEDEDGNAIFVENESGKSTPLSDDMVPTARHMEFTTNAELNLSCCILMLDILLKQMELQSVDKHTGINTWVCRDACHLMKSIVASNWNSCHVCNADSYGAECTYCESRVIWHQLCLQLVTYMAPENPAYPPDKIVDETAEDHGRKSPETSRKGESKSDVVISMPLTDMHSVGGVLAHMPQFFEQIMTATVETVSEQLDLAAIMPTEKVMSAVARAVTLSETDVATATVSVAKPRLIGENDQPVNLSPENETDDFWHTSVGKFRFNIEDLPEQLQYIHKLLKEIMTIEKPDILYYMLQCLNVMCLYGDAFNIAVKDYKGFFIWWQENLLIKNLWELLNAEHSHIAQVTVPLLLHCITLPSGTDTFWCLIQEVFHNSDWRVRFVAVERVTLIARFMDSTPLRNVMSLQAALANAFCYLIASMDDNNVYVAQRATLYLGTIHDTAMRSLILCLETQFDLVIVDRPMVLQSLYQLHNSLSDRHILTWEFFLNRFDALFLEAQINLERSGDIPYLRDLRNTDLNSEIFMKKLHRAQEALSQSDGSGTNSIKTLSASFGTKWPYKRTMSAPASMIPRQDTKPEKEKVYSRQYSAPILKRKSSRFGLGQLLGSTPPNNSITDGHVHSLNMVDDASALPGCTHKIVDFEEADKETMHLLVFLLMQFLSRQDQAYPTDEKPLSKTQGIVLRHLYLLLGYNQTERTFHTSPQRLRVSPVFNVFIANLPQLLDQNHVMGWVMTPPVLAILQHCPCPPQGIPSSDHQAPTYSLWYLEPQNRRSWLMSLLVILYKCQYGQQPWCNQLQVLIKIVLNTLDMQHHQCKRIPATVVMGAPPSRSRDVSQPSLGVDHDLGASNMGEMNTESPPIRTPLISVHQRSPGATHGQMETHWEESAPSCRYTNKHSSYSINADDTESELAAIPESPKSDSTLHGSSGGSLGELEESPAAVTRSVSLHGPRTTTTIDVVTKMEWNTQNTNKKTDITRPTWFLGSEDDSHQQSTKAGPQKKWSVHEGVKMMVTNTFLGGQPDFQKYSSVARVLSETMPDKAASEKGILEKTITEKPAPEKAAQEKNVIVQVVFNGDAATSRPFGLSGAFAIATGTSQIQRHEPPKEKTTATASSNSDSPNSKHLGRQKRIEQPVTIASPVSPGQVVTVTSSDQSSSPAVSSISSQVTSTENGQHPGWNDAPHLLTTPTVERLLPIGTTTRPAGPRPTQRILRCEDAYGSPESPLSKMDVLTVNSSFDQDSETCISSEITSPRSISQLEFPMPERLLPIGPHRDFTSLVEHVRQALGVHEIEDSNKYSNGNGNESKADGSVPVKQDSTTSENLSASLVPTSNEIHSSRSASPRRLIKQVALESPPPTMEPPDYPSRAFDHDRRSKAKDHVRIQRDRPRKSVINAQDLPGTSRTESWSGLQLQLNFDAASQQAYHADFNLKQSLFRIGDDCIYERCSECGTIREEYSDEELGLCIINLGTFVHREPSLAAPLLPEILRVVTKVALNAMYPWQSETNMHLPGGAISVAHQFLRCVLHQLAPNGVFMQMFQTHLNESTRMQFFKSVAQALVDFNELNPIAPLQLVLEALNAKKSLPTERLPVILYNIACYLDCLPLEAGLGTGATTWNGLLAQFDGLFRRLVLMLTSIEDTTPLLRIMISLLKVPGIQQSKGMMDPFAKVLSFAIQNSTIKYSYLTDLCYLCHRGFTRDRDKHFFGRTIVFELVQAIKFKTTIPDSNFLLLLHFVLQDIGGSLPNTIALENIHTDTSPIYNTNASESLRNQLPDVLDFLADFHTLSKVKSYSKGMQAGLNEDTLGGILKCGLAQYVALEITRGNNTENKAVLRYLPWLNSAPSMIPQGAREYVDCIGHIRLLSWLLLGSLTHTAMYAGNNNTQSHGLPISMAQPIPQDVSCHVADHVQVIFSGFPEQSKASVLHMSSLFHAFILCQLWTMYLEELSKNNLSNSEGHNITMNILLEFWGKITPCILQLVGYSRVLAEMVNLHFLSLLEALLECGSILLSKLLPLWSPILYSHHIQLPGHLQVRLQNCRDFPPNKMADHFASSRRESNATLLRWLHRLQFKMGQIEMQSSTATQFYSI; this is encoded by the exons ATGTCTCTCAGCTGGACTCTCAAACACAGACCTACATGGTCCAGGCGATTGTCAG GTCAAGCGGAAAGCGCgctggaaaaattgaaaaccgaATACGTTTGCGGCTGGCTGTCAGAGGTGATGAAGACACATTACGACGTCTTCATCTCCTGTCTTTTGCCGCATCCGATGGACTATGTTCGCGTTGGTGGACACTG GGAAACACTGGCTTCGAGGACATCGCATCTTAAAGACGGACTGAATCGACTTTTCTGCTTGGTGCCCTACGAGGTGATCACACCTGATGTGTGGGACTACGTGATGCCACACTGGATGGAAGCTATGGTGAACGATGTCCCAGAACACGAGCTCCACGAATTGAAAATGATTTTATG CAAAATACTGGACCGAGATATGAGTCCTTTGGGGTTCGACGCGAAGAAGATGTACAACTTTGTAGCAAAGCGGTTCGTCAACACCTGCGCGAAGGTGCAGGAGCAGGCGCTGAACTGGTTGCAAACACTGACCATGTTGGAGATCAGCATTCCTCTCTGTCAACTGTTCTCTATGTTCAGCGATGGAGTAGCTGTTATGGGAGCCATGAACACTGCCGAGTCCGAGCAGAAGCCCAGCAAAGGATCGAGGAAGGAGGATGAGGATGGAAACGCTATAT TCGTAGAAAACGAATCGGGGAAATCGACACCATTGTCCGACGACATGGTTCCAACAGCGAGACACATGGAATTCACAACCAATGCCGAGCTAAACCTGTCTTGTTGCATCCTCATGTTGGACATACTGTTGAAGCAG ATGGAGCTTCAAAGCGTGGACAAGCACACGGGGATCAACACGTGGGTGTGCAGAGACGCGTGCCACCTGATGAAGTCCATCGTCGCCTCGAACTGGAACAGCTGTCACGTGTGCAACGCGGACAGCTACGGTGCCGAGTGCACTTACTGCGAATCCAGAGTGATCTGGCATCAACTCTGTCTGCAATTGGTCACATACATGGCGCCGGAAAATCCAGCTTACCCGCCTGAC AAAATCGTCGACGAAACCGCCGAGGATCACGGTCGCAAGAGTCCGGAGACATCGAGGAAAGGCGAGTCGAAATCGGACGTGGTGATCAGCATGCCGCTTACGGACATGCACTCAGTCGGCGGCGTGCTCGCCCACATGCCGCAG TTCTTCGAACAGATCATGACAGCCACTGTAGAGACTGTTTCGGAGCAGCTGGACCTAGCGGCCATTATGCCCACAGAGAAGGTTATGTCAGCGGTCGCCAGGGCAGTCACTTTGTCGGAAACAGACGTGG CAACCGCGACCGTGAGCGTGGCGAAACCGCGACTAATTGGAGAGAACGATCAACCGGTGAATCTCAGCCCAGAAAACGAAACGGACGATTTCTGGCACACCTCCGTGGGGAAGTTCAGATTCAACATCGAGGACCTCCCTGAGCAACTTCAATACATACACAAACTTCTGAAG GAGATCATGACGATCGAGAAACCAGACATTCTCTACTACATGCTTCAATGTTTGAACGTGATGTGCCTCTACGGTGACGCGTTCAACATAGCGGTGAAGGATTACAAAGGATTTTTCATATGGTGGCAGGAGAATCTACTCATAAAGAA TCTATGGGAGCTTCTCAACGCAGAGCATTCACACATAGCGCAAGTCACTGTGCCATTGTTGCTACACTGTATAACGTTACCATCCGGAACTGACACTTTCTGGTGTCTGATTCAGGAAGTATTCCATAATTCGGACTGGCGTGTTCGATTTGTGGCAG TCGAAAGGGTCACTCTGATCGCGAGATTCATGGATTCCACTCCACTGCGGAACGTCATGAGCCTGCAGGCTGCATTGGCGAATGCATTCTGCTATTTGATCGCCAGTATGGACGACAACAACGTGTACGTCGCTCAGAGGGCCACTTTGTATCTTGGTACCATTCACGACACCGCTATGAGG TCATTGATCCTCTGCTTGGAGACACAATTCGATCTGGTGATAGTGGATCGACCAATGGTATTACAATCGCTGTACCAGCTTCACAACAGCCTCAGCGACAGGCATATTCTCACCTGGGAGTTTTTCTTGAATCGCTTCGACGCTCTGTTCCTTGAGGCTCAGATAAATTTGGAGAGATCCGGGGATATACCCTATCTACGTG ATCTTCGAAATACAGACTTGAATAGCGAAATCTTCATGAAAAAGTTGCACAGAGCGCAGGAAGCTTTGTCACAATCGGATGGTAGTGGGACCAACTCGATAAAGACTCTGAGTGCAAGTTTCGGTACCAAGTGGCCCTATAAACGCACTATGTCTGCACCCGCGTCGATGATTCCTCGACAGGACACCAAACCAG AAAAGGAAAAGGTGTACAGCCGGCAATACTCGGCGCCTATCCTGAAGCGCAAGAGCTCCAGATTCGGACTGGGTCAGTTGCTGGGGTCCACCCCACCTAATAACAGTATAACAG ATGGTCACGTCCATTCGCTTAACATGGTCGACGATGCTAGCGCGTTACCAGGATGCACCCACAAAATCGTTGATTTCGAAGAGGCTGACAAAGAGACGATGCATTTGCTGGTATTCCTTTTGATGCAGTTTCTTTCCAGACAGGATCAG GCCTATCCAACGGACGAAAAACCACTGTCGAAAACGCAAGGGATCGTGCTACGCCACTTGTACCTTTTGTTAGGGTACAACCAAACTGAACGTACTTTTCATACATCTCCTCAGCGCTTACG GGTATCACCCGTGTTCAACGTATTCATTGCGAACCTTCCTCAACTTCTGGACCAGAATCACGTAATGGGATGGGTCATGACACCTCCAGTTCTGGCCATTTTGCAACACTGTCCATGTCCACCGCAAGGTATACCTTCCTCAGACCATCAAGCACCAACTTACAGCCTCTGGTACCTTGAGCCTCAAAACAGGCGTTCATGGTTGATGTCCCTTCTTGTCATACTCTACAAG TGTCAGTATGGGCAACAGCCATGGTGCAATCAGCTGCAGGTGTTGATCAAGATTGTGTTGAACACACTGGATATGCAGCATCACCAGTGTAAGAGGATCCCGGCTACGGTGGTCATGGGTGCTCCACCTTCCAGATCACGTG ACGTATCTCAACCCTCTCTTGGTGTAGACCATGACTTAGGGGCCAGCAATATGGGAGAAATGAACACTGAGAGTCCGCCAATAAGGACTCCCCTAATCTCGGTACATCAGCGTAGTCCAGGAGCAACGCATGGTCAAATGGAGACTCACTGGGAAGAAAGTGCACCATCGTGTCGTTACACTAACAAGCATTCCAG CTACTCGATCAATGCGGATGATACGGAGTCCGAGCTGGCCGCAATACCCGAGAGCCCAAAATCTGACAGCACGTTACATGGCAGCAGTGGTGGCTCGCTCGGCGAATTGGAAGAAAGCCCAGCTGCTGTCACCAGAAGCGTGTCCTTACATGGACCGAGAACCACAACCACGATTGACGTCGTGACCAAAATGGAGTGGAATACTCAGAACACCAATAAGAAAACGGACATTACAAGGCCTACTTGGTTCCTGGGGAGCGAAGACGATTCTCATCAG CAGAGTACGAAAGCTGGACCTCAGAAGAAGTGGAGCGTACACGAGGGAGTAAAGATGATGGTGACAAACACGTTCCTAGGTGGACAGCCGGATTTCCAGAAGTACAGTTCCGTGGCTAGAGTTCTCTCTGAAACAATGCCGGACAAAGCAGCATCAGAAAAGGGAATTCTAGAGAAAACGATAACGGAGAAGCCAGCGCCGGAGAAAGCGGCTCAAGAGAAAAACGTCATTGTGCAAGTAGTCTTTAATGGAGACGCTGCAACTTCAAGACCCTTTGGACTGTCTGGTGCTTTTGCTATTGCCACTGGAACATCTCAAATTCAAAG ACATGAACCACCAAAAGAGAAGACAACAGCCACAGCCTCCAGTAACTCGGACTCGCCGAATTCCAAGCATTTAGGTAGACAGAAACGGATAGAGCAACCTGTGACTATAGCATCACCGGTGTCACCTGGTCAGGTGGTCACAGTTACAAGTAGCGACCAGTCAAGTTCGCCAGCAGTCAGTTCGATCTCGTCTCAAGTCACAAGCACAGAAAATGGTCAGCATCCTGGCTGGAACGATGCTCCTCATCTCTTAACGACCCCAACTGTTGAACGTTTACTACCAATTGGTACAACGACTCGTCCTGCAG GTCCACGACCCACTCAACGTATCTTGCGTTGTGAAGATGCGTATGGATCACCAGAGTCGCCTCTATCAAAGATGGACGTCTTGACAGTCA ATTCCTCGTTCGATCAGGACAGCGAGACTTGCATATCCAGTGAAATTACGAGTCCCAGAAGCATCTCTCAGCTGGAATTCCCAATGCCTGAACGACTGTTACCAATTGGGCCGCACAGAGACTTCACTAGCCTGGTCGAACATGTACGCCAAGCGCTTGGTGTCCACGAAATTGAAG ATTCCAATAAATACAGCAATGGGAATGGCAATGAAAGCAAAGCTGATGGATCAGTGCCAGTAAAACAGGATAGCACGACATCCGAAAACTTG TCAGCATCATTAGTGCCAACATCCAACGAGATACACTCGAGTAGATCAGCAAGTCCAAGAAGGCTGATCAAGCAGGTAGCCTTGGAATCGCCACCTCCAACAATGGAGCCCCCAGATTATCCCTCTCGAGCCTTCGACCACGATCGAAGATCAAAGGCAAAAGATCACGTTCGCATTCAGCGTGACAGACCTCGAAAAAGTGTCATCAATGCGCAAGATTTACCCGGCACAAGTCGCACGGAATCCTG GTCTGGTCTCCAATTACAGCTCAATTTCGATGCTGCCTCGCAACAAGCCTATCATGCCGATTTCAATTTGAAGCAGAGCTTGTTTCGTATTGGAGACGATTGTATTTACGAGAG ATGTTCAGAATGTGGAACAATAAGAGAAGAATATTCTGACGAAGAACTTGGTCTTTGCATCATCAACCTGGGTACATTTGTTCATCGTGAGCCATCCTTGGCTGCGCCTCTTCTGCCAGAGATTCTGAGAGTCGTGACAAA AGTGGCACTGAACGCGATGTACCCTTGGCAAAGCGAGACTAACATGCACTTGCCAGGTGGTGCGATTAGCGTGGCACATCAGTTCCTCCGTTGTGTTCTTCACCAATTGGCACCCAATGGTGTATTCATGCAGATGTTCCAAACGCACTTGAACG AATCCACGAGGATGCAGTTTTTCAAGAGCGTTGCTCAGGCCCTAGTCGATTTCAACGAACTCAATCCAATTGCACCTTTGCAACTAGTACTCGAG GCCCTAAACGCAAAGAAATCTTTGCCAACCGAACGACTTCCTGTGATACTATACAATATAGCGTGCTACTTAGACTGTTTGCCATTGGAAGCAGGTCTGGGTACAGGTGCAACAACCTGGAACGGTCTCTTGGCCCAATTTGATGGCCTCTTTCGAAGGCTCGTGCTGATGCTCACCTCCATCGAGGACACCACACCGTTGTTAAGAATTATGATTTCTTTATTGAAGGTTCCAGGGATTCAACAATCGAAG GGCATGATGGATCCGTTTGCGAAAGTGCTGAGCTTCGCCATTCAGAACTCGACAATAAAATATAGTTACCTGACCGACTTGTGCTACCTCTGTCACAGAGGGTTTACGCGTGACAGAGACAAACACTTCTTCGGTAGGACCATAGTGTTTGAACTGGTTCAAGCCATCAAATTTAAGACCACCATACCGGACTCTAACTTCCTTTTACTATTGCACTTCGTGCTTCAG GACATCGGAGGATCGTTACCCAACACGATCGCACTGGAGAACATTCACACGGACACGTCACCGATATACAACACGAATGCCTCCGAgtccttgagaaaccagctgCCGGACGTCCTGGACTTTTTAGCCGATTTTCACACCCTCAGCAAAGTGAAG AGTTACAGCAAAGGCATGCAAGCAGGATTGAACGAGGACACGTTAGGTGGTATATTGAAGTGTGGTCTTGCGCAATACGTGGCGCTGGAAATTACGAGAGGCAATAACACGGAGAACAAAGCGGTGCTTCGTTATCTCCCGTGGCTTAACAGCGCCCCTTCTATGATACCGCAAGG AGCTCGCGAGTACGTCGATTGCATAGGACATATCAGACTACTGTCCTGGCTCCTGTTGGGTTCCCTTACACACACGGCAATGTATGCTGGTAACAATAACACTCAGAGTCATGGGCTGCCAATATCAATGGCACAACCAATACCTCAGGATGTATCCTGCCACGTAGCAGATCACGTACAAGTAATATTTTCCGGGTTCCCTGAACAATCCAAGGCATCGGTTCTTCATATGTCCTCGTTGTTCCATGCATTCATACTCTGCCAG TTATGGACAATGTATCTGGAAGAGTTATCAAAGaacaatttatcgaacagtgAGGGTCACAACATCACAATGAATATATTACTGGAGTTCTGGGGCAAAATAACGCCTTGCATACTGCAACTGGTTGGGTATTCAAGAGTC CTGGCTGAAATGGTGAATTTGCATTTCTTAAGTCTACTGGAAGCTCTCCTTGAATGCGGGTCCATTTTGTTGAGCAAATTGTTACCACTATGGAGTCCCATTTTATATTCGCATCATATTCAG CTACCAGGACATCTGCAGGTGCGTTTACAAAATTGCCGAGATTTCCCGCCTAACAAAATGGCGGATCACTTTGCTTCGTCTCGCCGCGAATCGAACGCCACACTTTTACGATGGCTGCATCGACTACAGTTCAAAATGGGCCAAATAGAAATGCAGTCTTCCACGGCTACGCAATTTTACTCTATTTAA